actATGAGGAGAACCAGACAGACGAGCAGACCATAAAGTTAGCGGTCAAGTCGTTATTGGAGGTGGTTCAGACGGGTGCCAAGAACATTGAGATTTCGGTGTTGAGGCCCCATGGCAAGATTGAGGAGTTGCCAGTTGAGGAGATCCAAAAGTACGTGGAGGAGATCGAGGCAGAAAAGCAGGCggaggcagagaagaagaagcctaGCTCGAGGGATTGAGCGGAGAGCGTTCATTAAAGCCTAATATACAATATACAAGTGTTCATCGTAGCAATAGCATTCGAGGCAGAGGATTCATCgtttgcttttcttcttcccctTGCCCTTGGCTTCAGGGGCAGCTCTCTTTTTGGACGATGGCAGCTTGACCACGGTGAAGAAGCCATCGAGTCGGCCCTGGACACCGCCTTTCAATgccttcttgagcttctcggCACCACTGCGAATTCTGTCTTCGTTGAAGCCCTTTTGTTGCACCATAAATTCCACAAGACCATCCACATCAGGCTCTTCCCATTTCAACTCCACGTCCTCTGCTTTAGTTACTGGAGTGATATCTGGGTTCATGAACAACTCCTTGGCTTCGGCCCATGGCCAGTTTTCCGGGAGCTTGTATTTGGTTTTGTCTGGGTTGGCCTCGATCCACTTGACGATATTTTCCAATGAACCGTGCTCCTTGATAAGCTTGAAAGCAGTGACAGGCCCCACGCCCTTGATGGTCTCACAGTAATCGCAGCCAAGCAAAATGCACAAGTCCACAAATGTCGATCTGTCCATTCCCAAACCTTTGAGAACTTCCAGGTACTCTATCTGGTCAATCGGCATCTTCCTTGCTTCTGCAACCGTCAAGTGGCGCAAAAGAAATGGTGGCTCGTAGCAAAGCGTGTCCATATCCTCCGAGGCTGCTGCAAACACCTTGCCGCCCTTTGCTAGAGCAGCACACTGCGCTTCAGCCTCGCAAGGTGCTATCATGTAGGGAATGCCCAtcaacttgagcaacttctgtgcttcttcattctgCTGTCTGGAAGCCCTCACGGTTCTCTTCTCGTGCTTGAGTAGCTCCTCCACCGTACCTGTTTCTTTCAACTCCTCAAGCTTTCCCATTGcctcttgtttcttcaacattctcttctccaactctcCTCCTTTCAACACTGGAGGTTTCCCGTCAAAAACGTACATGGGTTTCATCCCGTTTTCCACCATTCGTATCGTTCTGTAGAACATCCCCAGCAAATGCGAGGTGGTTTCCCCGTCTTCTGAGGTCAATTGCTGACCATCTTGCTGTCTCACAGCAATAAGATACTGGTATAGACACATGGAGGCGTCGATGGCAACTTTCCTACCAAAGAGGGTCTTCATGGTGAACTCTTTGAAAGCATCTGGAGCATGCTCTTTAACTAGCGAGTTGAGACCTTGATGTTAGTATCTTAGTACTGACTAGACTTGAATATTTGAATTACTATATATGCTATACAAACCTTTCACACCCATAATTAACGAGCCTAGTTTAGTGCTGTTTGGTGTGATGTGCGGGACGCGAGTAAAGTAGGTGATGCAACTCGCGCACACGATGCCGTACGTGTCTGATTATGATGCTAAAAACACCTTCTAGACATGCTCAAAAGTGAAGGTCCAGTTACCGGTGGTTGGTTCGTAGTCCTTAAAGGTCATGTCCGGAAGcgccttcaacttctcgatgtgcttcttgacaatctcgTCCTTCGGATCTAGAATTGACAActtggtcttcttgtttATTGGGTAGCACCCTTCTAGGGTCACCTGGGCAGGAATATTGAACCCTTCGCCTTCTTTGGGCTTttcgtcatcttcaggGTATATTACAACATTCTTTGGGCCAAAAGTTATGAGGTTGCCACAGATTTCGTCCAAGTTGAACGCGGACAAATCTACAGGCTCGAGGAACTTCACCTTTCCGTAGTGTTTTCTTCCCACAGTGAAGTCCTTCACTGCCCTCAATTCGCCAAGAGGTTttttcttgagctcagaTAATGAAGGCAGCGTGTAGTATCCGTCGTCATCGACATCCTCATGCTCAATGGCCTTTGGGTTGGAGTCGCCATTCTCGATattctccttctcgttATCGACAGTGAACGACACTTGATGGGTTCTCGTCATCGTATCGGTATATGTGAGCAAGCCATTGCTGTTGTTCTTGGTGCCATTTAAAACTAGTTTTCTGTAGTTTGTTTTTGGTGCAAATATCTCGGAAGACATGATGGCAGCATCTACATCTGCGTCAAACAAGTCCTTATTTCTTCCGTTTCTCACGGTGTCAACAGTGACGACACtatctttctttggcgtAGAATTTGCGATTCTCTTGCCGGGAGCAAAGAGAGGAGCCACCTTATGTGctgcaagaagagaaacgtGTTTCTTGGCGGGTGGGTTCACCGCAATAGCCTTAGGTACCTCTGCTTGACTAGCAGAACTTTGGACTGGTCCTTGTATGCTCTGAAAGAGCTTGTTGTTTCCATATGGGTTCTGCGTTCCAATATTTACCAAACTTTGTTGGCCTTGATTTTGCGTCTGgttttgctgctgttgctgttgacCTCCGAGTACTGAACTACCTCCAAATAAGCCCCCACTGGTGCCTGTGGCGTTGTTCTGTTGAGTGTTGTTGTTCAGGCCAAACAATCCGCCACCGGATTGACCTCCGAAAGTGGAAGTGGGTTTACCAAACAACCCTCCCGATGTGTTTGTTCCACTTCCGATACCACCAGTAGTGTTACCTGTGTTGCTACTACCGAACAAGCCACCACCGGTGTTGGTATTTTGGGTATTGTTTTGTCCAAACAAGCCACCACTACTTGATgtggtgttgttgttgttgctgccGAAAAGGCCCCCACCAGCTGGCTTGCTGCCAAACCCAGTTGAAGTGTTGTTATTCTGTGTAGCACCGAAGCCTGTTGTACCAGTGTTGCTCTGGCCACCGAAGAGACCGCCACCTGTTTGGCCAGCAGGCTTGTTTCCAAAGAGACCTCCTCCAGAACTTTGATTGTTTTGATTACTACTACCTAAGAGACCTCCTCCGCTACCTGCCTGGTTATTCGAACTTCCAAACAACCCTCCACCAGTTCCTGTTTGagtgttgttgttgttgcttCCAAATAACCCTCCGCTAGTGTTTGCAGTCTGGTTGTTTTGCCCAAAGAGTCCACCGCCGCTAGTATTCGACTGACCGAAAGCGGAGCCTTGGTTAGTGTTGTTTTGTGAGCCAAAGAGGCCACCCGTGTTGGTTGTTGGCTTACCAAACGCTGAAGtgcctcctcctccaaaaaGGCCCCCTCCTGAGGTGTTGTTAGTCTGACCAAAAGGCAGCCCCGTGTTGCCAAACCCACTTGTAGTGGCAGGCTTGTTGGAGCCGAAGAGGCCACCACCACTGTTGGTATTGCTTGAGCCGAACCCACCACTGCTTCCAAATCCGCCAGTGTTACCACCTCCAAACGGAGAGCTTGTGTTATTGCTGGTATTAGTGGCGCCAAAAGCGGAGCCTGTGTTTCCACTACCGAAAACAGACTGATTATTGTTGTTGGCTCCAAAAACGCTAGACGTATTGTTGTTGCTTTGACCAAAGGCCGATCCAGTTCCAAAACCGGAAGGCTTGTTGAGATTAGACGACCCAAAGGCACCAGatccaccaccaaaagcAGAAGTTCCCGCGTTGTTCTGCCCAAAGGGTGAGTTGTTGTTAGTCTGACCGAACAAGCTGCCTCCCGTGTTGGTATTCTGACCAAAAGCACCCGTAGACTGCCCAAACGCGGAGGTGCCCGCATTGTTCAGACCAAATGCTGATGTACCCAGGCCAAAACCTGAGCCACCCAGTCCAAATGCTGAACCGGTGTTGCCAAAAGCCGAACCTGTATTGCCGGAACCGAAACCAAAGCCACTCAGTTGTTGGCCAGTGCCAAAACCAGTTCCGGTATTGCTGTTTCAAAACGTCTCCCCTGCTCATAGTCCTTAAGACGCAACTCCTCGAAGGAAAAGTTGCTGTACTCGGGCATGTTGGAGATGTTCTGGTAGTAGTTGGTGCCCGAAGTATCCTTCTCTTGGAAGGGCGTAAACGGCTTGACAGCAGTTCCATTATTCACCTTGTCTCcaccagcagcaccacTTCCAAAGGCAGACGTCGAGGCTCCTCCACCAAAGGGGGAGATGGAGTTATTCTGAGGAGTGCCAAAAGCAGAACCAAACGGCTTGTTCGCtgtgttgcaaaaatgccCCCGCCGCCGCTACCTCCGAAAGCACTTCCTCCAGTATTACTAGCGCCACCAAAAGGAGAAGCGTTATTCTGCGTAGCGTTGTTGGTGCTTCCAAACACGGAGCCACCAGTGTTTCCAAACCCAGTGTTTGAGGAGCCAAAAGCACTGCCACCAGTCAGAGGATTGTTATTGCTACCAAAAGCTGAGGTGGTCGTGTTATTATTGTTGTTACTGCCAAATGCAGAATTGGTGtttgaagagccaaaaaTGCCACCTCCAGAGCCTGATCCGAAAGCATTGCTCGTAGACGTATTTTGACCAAAGGGGGATGCGTTGGTGTTGTTTGTAGATCCAAATGGAGACGACGAGTTGTTCGCGGTGGAGCTGAAGCCACCGAAACCCGAGTTTGGCCGTCCAAACATTTGCAATTGGCGAGTTGACGAAGGTGTTCTGGAGGTTGGTGGTTTTTTTCCTTGTAAATGTTTTCCCTTACGCAGTGAAGGGTGGTCACGTGGCAGCAGTCGCCATTTGCCAACTAGTAGTTACAAAGATAATGACTAAGCGGGAGATTCACGCTTGGAAGGCTATATAGAGTCCCGTTGgcaaaagagaagcaaAAGGAAGAATTCCAACTTGTATGACTTGTCGGTGTGATGAGGTACTTTCTCAATGATTCAAATAGTGatgatggctgcgaaagtgGGTTTACAAGACGCTGAATGTAAAACCTCCGTATACtcaaaaaatgaaaatagAATTAAAAGTCACTCGTATTTCTGTTCATGAGAGCGTACCGCTGACGGTGCAGAGGTTAGTATTGTGTGATTGAACATGGAGCTTTGTGAGGCCGCTTGAATCACAAAATGattttggcttcaacaatgaCTTTTAAGTTCATTTGAACGAGAATCAGGTCCATTTTCCTCTGTTATACTCATAGAAATGGTCTTTGTTATCATTCATGGTAAGACTGATTTTTTGTGTTGGATTGTATTTCACACATATTTGTGAATATCGCCGTGCTCACTTATATTGCAACCTTTGTGCTCTAATCTCACCATAGTGCAAATCTCGCAAAACATACATAAACCTTCTACAATGACGGTTTCACAATGAATTTATACACTTTTACACCCTAAAAACCCCCAGTTTTGTACTGGCATGCTCTCCTGTTATTCTAACTCTCCTCCTCCTTAACGTCCTCGGTGTTTGCTTCAGATACTTCTCCATTTACTGCACTGTCATCTGTgtcctctttctttgcccGCTTTTTGCTTAAGAGCAGTGAAATATCTTTGTCGgctgctctcttcttctttgcgGTTTTGACTTCAAACTTTTTTAATTGTTCCGCCCGCTCCTTGGCTCCAAGCTTGCTAAGTTCTTCCAGCTTCTGTTTAAAATCTTCATCTGTTGCACTCTTTCCTTCGAGCCACTCTAGAATCTTAATTTCTTCCCCATAGACAGAATCATCCTTTTCAACGGGAGTCTCCAAAATGATGGGAAGCCCCTGGATCCTAGGCTCATTGGAAATGACCCGAAACGCCTCAAGCCCCAAAAAACCGTACCCTAGCTTTTGGTGCAAGTCTCTGTTGGCACCCAAGGGGGCCTTAGAGTCGTTCAAATGGATAGCGctcaaaaactcaaaacCTATGATTTTGTCGTAGGTGTCCCAGAActccttgaacttctcctcACTTCTAATATCGTAGCCTGCTGCAAATGAGTGACAAGTATCGATACATACACCCACCCGAGATTTGTCCTCCACCATATCGATCACGTCTCTGATATCCTGTAGATCCGAGCCAATCAAATTGCCGTGACCTGCCATGTTTTCGATAACAATCTTTACAAACAGCGTTTCTGCAATTGCCCTGTTGATgttcttggccaactttttcaatgcGTCTCTGTGATCTCCATCCAAGCTCGACCCTGGATGGAAGTTGTACAACCCTATATTAAGCTTCTCGCATCTTTTCAAGTCATCCACAAACGAAAGATACGCCTTCTCCGACTTCTCGTCATCTGGATTAGCCATGTTGATAAGGTAAGACCCGTGGGGCAACACGTCGGTTCTCGGGTTATAACCGTATTTTTCACATAGGCTCTTGAAGTCAGCCACTTCTAGCTCCTTCACCTCAGGCGCAGCCCAGCGGTTTGGGTTCTTCAAAAATAGAGCAAAAGAGTTGGCGCCTATATTCATGGCGTTCGTAACAGCTTTAGAAACACCGCCGGCCACAGAAACATGGGCACCGAACTTGAACTTACCTTCAACTCTATGGTACTGGAACGTGGGCTCCACTGCTTCCTTGACCGTTTTCTTAACATTTCTTTTCACTGTTTTCTTTACAGaatcagcagcagctttCGTTCTGATGTTAGTTGTGCTGTCAATGGAGCAATTGTCATGACATACTTAGGGGCCATTGTTGATAGTGGTGGAGAGAGATCaatgggtgcgaaaaagtATACGGTGATTCTCGATGTGGGTGCTTACAAAAAAAGGGGGAGGATAGATGAATGAAAATGAACTTTCGCCCAAGTGAATCTACTTTATTCCTTTTGATTCCCACTTTTATTATCTGTGCGGCTTTACACCCTCATAAGTATCTGCTCTATAATACTGAACAAGCGTATTCAACTCTAACAAATGGTAAAGTGACCTCTGGATGACTGTTCTTCGAAGCCTACTCACTGGATTCTTTGGTTGCCACGCCTTCCTTCGTCGTTACGTCATTGGGTTGCTTTTCAGACTCCCCCGCCGTGGGCACTGCTTCGTCGTTCCCATTGTACTCTTCACTTCGCAGCTGTATTTCGTCGTTGAACACCAGCACAGAGTCCCTGAAGTCAGCAAACCTAGGTAGACTAGTCTCGACCCTGACTCTATGTATGAATTTTTCTGAtctcttctcgagcttTGCCCGTGATTTAGACACCGGCGTGAGGTCTCTCATGAAACAGTCGAGGTTGAGCTGCTGCCTTTGCACTGGGTCacaaagagcaaaagaggCTAGCAAGGTATAGTAGGCGTCGTTGGCGGCGTTGTGAAGGTTAGCATGGGGGATTCCTAGCACACGAAGAATCCCACGAAGCGAGGCGCCTCGTGAGCGTGATATGTGGAATAACTTCTCTGTATCGACTACGCTCTTATTGTCCAATTCCACGCCAAGTCCTCTTATCCACTTGACATCGCCTTCGACATTGTGACCCACGATGCTTCCCTTCCTTTCCACAAGGTAGTGGTCGAAAATCTCTGTGAGAAACTGTCTCAGCTGGGCCATGGAGAGCTCGTAGAAATCCCGCCGTTGAACTCAAACTTTTTGTTTGGCACGAAGCGAGAGTTCAAAAGGTGCTTGTTCTCTGAAATAATTATGTGAAACGTCTTGATCGCCGGTTGGATCAGAAGCAACTGCAGCTCAGGGTCGTAAATCGCAAGTCCAAGTTCCGTCACTTTCGATGGGACCTTCTCGTACGCCTCCACATCAATACAGACTAGCGGTTTTGATCGAAGGTACACTGTCTCCATCGCCTTCTTTAATGCGGCAACATGGGTCTCCTTCACAaatttgaagttgttcaGGGTAAAGTAAGACTCTAGTGTTTCCTTTAGAGCTCCTTGAACTGCAGCAGACTGCTTGAGAATTCCCTTCACCGACATGTATAATACACTTAGAAGGTCACTTTTCTTTGTATTTTGTACTACCCTTCACCTGGGGCTGCGTTCTCCTCTGGTGCTGATAAGAACGATGTAGTACTTCGCATCGCACTTACTACTCTTTATGATTGAaggtggtgctgctgcaaTGGATACAGACGTGCACGTGGATCTGATTGTCGAGACGCTCAGGGAGAAACCTCTGGCAGAGCAGATTGAAGAGGCTCTTACGGTTTTTAACAATGGCACTCCTTCTCACAAAGAGCAATTGGAAGTGGTGGTGACTTTGCTCAAGTACACGGTGCCAGATGTGTATCGACACCTCACGGCACCTACTCAGGATGTGGTTGCCGAGGCGTTTCGCTCTACTATCGGATTGGGCAATTTGCTTACGAAGATCGAGATGTTGCTTCGTCTGAAGGCTGATCTTTCTCTAGATCTTCTCCTGGTGCTCAACTGTCACACCAGGCTCCTTGAAAGAGTGCTCTCACCTGGCTTACTTCGGCATTTGTTGGTGGGACGCCTGACTCTAGAGCATAGAG
This region of Candidozyma auris chromosome 6, complete sequence genomic DNA includes:
- a CDS encoding multifunctional nuclease RAD27 — its product is MGVKGLNSLVKEHAPDAFKEFTMKTLFGRKVAIDASMCLYQYLIAVRQQDGQQLTSEDGETTSHLSGMFYRTIRMVENGMKPMYVFDGKPPVLKGGELEKRMLKKQEAMGKLEELKETGTVEELLKHEKRTVRASRQQNEEAQKLLKLMGIPYMIAPCEAEAQCAALAKGGKVFAAASEDMDTLCYEPPFLLRHLTVAEARKMPIDQIEYSEVLKGLGMDRSTFVDLCILLGCDYCETIKGVGPVTAFKLIKEHGSLENIVKWIEANPDKTKYKLPENWPWAEAKELFMNPDITPVTKAEDVELKWEEPDVDGLVEFMVQQKGFNEDRIRSGAEKLKKALKGGVQGRLDGFFTVVKSPSSKKRAAPEAKGKGKKKSKR
- a CDS encoding FG-nucleoporin; this translates as MFGRPNSGFGGFSSTANNSSSPFGSTNNTNASPFGQNTSTSNAFGSGSGGGIFGSSNTNSAFGSNNNNNTTTSAFGSNNNPSTGGSAFGSSNTGFGNTGGSVFGSTNNATQNNASPFGGATNKPFGSAFGTPQNNSISPFGGGASTSAFGSGAAGGDKVNNGTAVKPFTPFQEKDTSGTNYYQNISNMPEYSNFSFEELRLKDYEQGRRFGSGTSAFGSNNAGTSAFGQSTGAFGQNTNTGGSLFGQTNNNSPFGQNNAGTSAFGGGSGAFGSSNLNKPSGFGTGSAFGQSNNNTSSVFGANNNNQSVFGSGNTGSAFGATNTSNNTSSPFGGGNTGGFGSSGGFGSSNTNSGGGLFGSNKPATTSGFGNTGSPFGQTNNTSGGGLFGGGGTSAFGKPTTNTGGLFGSQNNTNQGSAFGQSNTSGGGLFGQNNQTANTSGGLFGSNNNNTQTGTGGGLFGSSNNQAGSGGGLLGSSNQNNQSSGGGLFGNKPAGQTGGGLFGGQSNTGTTGFGATQNNNTSTGFGSKPAGGGLFGSNNNNTTSSSGGLFGQNNTQNTNTGGGLFGSSNTGNTTGGIGSGTNTSGGLFGKPTSTFGGQSGGGLFGSNNNTQQNNATGTSGGLFGGSSVLGGQQQQQQNQTQNQGQQSLVNIGTQNPYGNNKLFQSIQGPVQSSASQAEVPKAIAVNPPAKKHVSLLAAHKVAPLFAPGKRIANSTPKKDSVVTVDTVRNGRNKDLFDADVDAAIMSSEIFAPKTNYRKLVLNGTKNNSNGLLTYTDTMTRTHQVSFTVDNEKENIENGDSNPKAIEHEDVDDDGYYTSPSLSELKKKPLGELRAVKDFTVGRKHYGKVKFLEPVDLSAFNLDEICGNLITFGPKNVVIYPEDDEKPKEGEGFNIPAQVTLEGCYPINKKTKLSILDPKDEIVKKHIEKLKALPDMTFKDYEPTTGNWTFTFEHV
- the APN1 gene encoding DNA-(apurinic or apyrimidinic site) lyase APN1; this translates as MAPKTKAAADSVKKTVKRNVKKTVKEAVEPTFQYHRVEGKFKFGAHVSVAGGVSKAVTNAMNIGANSFALFLKNPNRWAAPEVKELEVADFKSLCEKYGYNPRTDVLPHGSYLINMANPDDEKSEKAYLSFVDDLKRCEKLNIGLYNFHPGSSLDGDHRDALKKLAKNINRAIAETSFVKIVIENMAGHGNLIGSDLQDIRDVIDMVEDKSRVGVCIDTCHSFAAGYDIRSEEKFKEFWDTYDKIIGFEFLSAIHLNDSKAPLGANRDLHQKLGYGFLGLEAFRVISNEPRIQGLPIILETPVEKDDSVYGEEIKILEWLEGKSATDEDFKQKSEELSKLGAKERAEQLKKFEVKTAKKKRAADKDISSLLSKKRAKKEDTDDSAVNGEVSEANTEDVKEEES